Proteins encoded within one genomic window of Oscillospiraceae bacterium:
- the jag gene encoding RNA-binding cell elongation regulator Jag/EloR, with translation MKEITATGKTVEDAVASALKQLGATEDQVQIEIISRGSKGVLGIGSTEAQVKVTLLGKEDAVADGEQYLCEILNAMGVDEYDVEIKRDAESVTYNITSDGDVGFVIGYHGDVLDALSAIISLAVNRDADYRYHVNVDLNGYREKRVESLKDYAARAVDKANSSGYVTVANPMKPFERMILHTVVQENSDVVSWSEGEEPRRRVIIAPLSKVKKVGDKYERIDKRDNFRKRDDRRSSGYDRNDRGDRNDRNDRGNRGGGRGGNDGQRPIKPISTGDKITVGRPVRSDFAGGLYSKIEVDHPNTSSAADQSTDE, from the coding sequence ATGAAAGAGATCACCGCGACGGGCAAGACCGTTGAGGATGCGGTTGCAAGCGCGCTGAAGCAGCTGGGTGCAACCGAAGATCAAGTTCAGATTGAGATTATTTCACGCGGCAGTAAGGGTGTCTTAGGGATCGGTTCGACCGAGGCACAGGTCAAAGTCACCTTATTGGGCAAGGAAGATGCAGTGGCTGACGGAGAGCAGTATCTGTGCGAAATCCTGAACGCGATGGGCGTTGACGAGTATGATGTCGAAATTAAAAGGGATGCGGAGAGCGTCACCTATAATATTACCTCCGACGGCGACGTCGGCTTTGTAATCGGTTATCACGGCGATGTTTTGGATGCGCTGTCGGCCATCATTTCACTGGCAGTCAACCGCGATGCGGATTACAGGTATCATGTCAACGTCGACTTAAACGGCTATCGTGAAAAGCGGGTTGAGTCACTAAAGGATTATGCCGCACGCGCAGTCGATAAAGCCAATTCGAGTGGTTATGTCACGGTTGCGAATCCGATGAAACCGTTTGAGCGTATGATTCTGCACACTGTCGTTCAGGAGAATTCGGACGTGGTGTCGTGGTCGGAGGGCGAAGAACCCCGCCGCCGGGTCATCATTGCGCCTCTTTCCAAGGTGAAGAAGGTCGGTGACAAATACGAGCGCATCGATAAGCGGGATAATTTCCGTAAGCGCGACGACCGGCGTTCGTCCGGTTATGACCGAAATGACCGCGGTGACCGAAACGACCGGAATGATCGCGGAAATCGCGGCGGCGGCAGAGGCGGGAACGACGGACAACGCCCGATCAAGCCCATCAGCACCGGCGATAAGATCACGGTCGGCAGGCCCGTCAGAAGTGATTTCGCGGGCGGTCTTTATTCTAAGATCGAAGTGGATCATCCGAACACGAGTTCGGCTGCGGACCAAAGCACTGATGAATAA
- a CDS encoding L-rhamnose isomerase — MYKIDRDKIAKAYDLARSAFLAYGIDTDAAIQKFETIPVSLHCWQGDDVMGFEDLGNIHSENVVTGNYPGAARNGNELRLDIDTAFCMSPCKHRVNLHSIYAEPKKKKGRDEYTAEDFETWISWAVGNGYGLDFNPTFFKHPMMVGGFSLSSRDKKVRDFWVKVGKNSRAIAEAMGKATGTPCWNNIWIPDGLKDQPANRKLYRKLLADSLDRIFEDKYDSQYVVDVLEGKLFGIGTECFTVGSHEFYLGYAATHGVGITMDTGHYHPTETAIDKLSSVTPFVKNVMLHVSRGVRWDSDHVLIQGDDLNGLMSELKRGNYFGQVAVGLDYFDAQINRVAAWIIGMRAAGKAMLTALCEPGHLLEEAEANDDFTTRLALFDEFKNLPINPVWDMLCVRRGVPVGAEWIELLKDYEQKILSNRK; from the coding sequence ATGTATAAAATTGATCGGGATAAAATTGCAAAGGCATACGATCTGGCAAGATCGGCATTTTTAGCCTACGGCATTGATACAGACGCAGCGATTCAAAAATTCGAGACAATTCCGGTCTCGCTGCACTGCTGGCAGGGCGATGACGTCATGGGATTCGAGGATCTTGGGAACATCCACAGCGAAAACGTCGTCACCGGTAATTATCCCGGTGCTGCTCGAAACGGAAATGAGCTGCGGCTTGATATCGATACGGCGTTTTGTATGTCTCCCTGCAAACACCGCGTGAATCTGCACAGCATTTATGCTGAACCGAAAAAGAAGAAGGGGCGGGACGAATACACGGCCGAGGATTTTGAAACATGGATTTCCTGGGCGGTCGGGAACGGTTACGGGCTCGATTTCAATCCCACGTTTTTTAAGCATCCGATGATGGTGGGCGGATTTTCGCTGTCGTCCCGTGATAAAAAGGTACGCGATTTTTGGGTTAAAGTCGGTAAGAATTCCAGAGCAATCGCCGAGGCGATGGGGAAAGCTACCGGCACACCCTGCTGGAACAACATTTGGATTCCGGACGGATTGAAGGATCAGCCGGCAAACCGGAAATTATACCGTAAACTGCTGGCTGACTCACTGGACCGCATATTTGAGGATAAATACGACAGTCAATATGTCGTCGACGTGCTTGAGGGGAAACTCTTCGGCATCGGCACAGAGTGTTTCACGGTCGGCTCGCATGAGTTCTATCTGGGCTATGCGGCCACACATGGCGTCGGAATTACAATGGATACCGGGCACTATCACCCGACCGAGACTGCAATCGATAAACTCTCCTCGGTGACGCCGTTCGTCAAGAACGTGATGCTGCATGTCAGCCGCGGCGTACGGTGGGACAGCGATCATGTTTTGATTCAAGGCGACGATTTGAACGGGCTGATGAGCGAGCTGAAGCGCGGAAACTATTTCGGTCAGGTCGCTGTCGGGCTGGACTATTTCGACGCTCAGATCAACCGGGTCGCGGCTTGGATTATCGGGATGCGGGCGGCCGGAAAAGCGATGCTGACGGCGCTGTGCGAACCCGGCCATCTGCTGGAGGAGGCCGAGGCTAACGACGACTTCACAACGAGACTGGCATTGTTTGACGAATTCAAGAACCTGCCGATCAATCCGGTATGGGATATGCTGTGCGTGCGGCGGGGCGTTCCGGTAGGCGCTGAGTGGATTGAACTGCTTAAAGATTATGAACAGAAGATCTTGTCCAACAGAAAATGA
- a CDS encoding ribose-phosphate pyrophosphokinase: MPVGKLGIIPLQGCSEIASRADGYIKEWRESEQSFLVSACCPRFGTGESKGMINQSVRGDDLFVLCDIFDYGTTYNMYGTKTRMSPDDHYGDLKRIIAAVGGKARRISVIMPMLYGGRQHRRAARESLDCAIMLQELQNIGVANIITFDAHDSRVQNAVPFCGFENIKPYYQMIKAIYRAVPDIKLDAEHTLIVSPDAGGMDRCMYYSSILSLDLGMYYKRRDYSKIVNGRNPIIAHEFLGNNVNGKDIIIVDDMISSGDSILDIAEHLKEMGAQRIFVFATFGLFCEGISRFDEAYAAGQLAKVFTTNLNYRTDELKSRVWYEEVDMSKYIALLIDALNFDRSLSDLIDPAARIKKLLAKKRV; the protein is encoded by the coding sequence ATGCCCGTCGGCAAATTGGGGATTATCCCGCTGCAGGGCTGCAGCGAAATCGCCTCCCGAGCCGACGGTTATATCAAAGAATGGCGTGAAAGCGAACAGAGTTTCCTCGTCAGCGCATGTTGTCCGCGATTCGGTACCGGTGAGAGCAAGGGGATGATCAATCAATCGGTACGCGGGGACGACCTTTTTGTTTTGTGCGACATCTTCGATTACGGCACCACCTATAACATGTACGGCACCAAAACCCGTATGAGTCCCGACGATCATTACGGTGACCTCAAGCGTATCATCGCAGCCGTGGGCGGAAAAGCCCGCCGCATCAGCGTGATTATGCCGATGCTCTACGGCGGCCGTCAGCATCGCAGAGCTGCCAGAGAGTCGTTGGATTGTGCAATTATGCTGCAGGAACTGCAGAATATCGGCGTCGCCAACATCATCACTTTTGACGCCCACGATTCCCGGGTACAAAATGCCGTACCCTTTTGCGGATTCGAGAACATCAAACCGTATTACCAAATGATCAAAGCGATTTACCGCGCGGTACCCGACATCAAGCTCGACGCCGAACACACGCTCATTGTCTCACCCGACGCAGGCGGAATGGACCGCTGTATGTATTATTCCTCGATTCTGTCGCTTGATTTGGGTATGTATTATAAACGCAGGGACTATTCCAAAATCGTCAACGGGCGCAACCCCATCATAGCGCATGAATTTTTGGGCAATAATGTGAACGGCAAGGACATCATCATCGTCGATGATATGATTTCTTCCGGGGATTCGATTCTTGACATTGCCGAGCATCTCAAAGAAATGGGCGCACAGCGCATTTTCGTCTTTGCCACGTTCGGGCTGTTCTGCGAAGGGATTTCGCGGTTCGACGAAGCCTATGCCGCCGGGCAGCTTGCAAAAGTCTTTACCACCAATCTCAACTATCGGACCGACGAATTGAAGTCGCGGGTTTGGTATGAGGAAGTGGACATGTCCAAGTATATCGCGTTACTCATCGACGCGCTCAACTTTGACCGGTCACTGAGCGATCTGATCGATCCCGCCGCCCGTATTAAGAAATTACTGGCCAAAAAACGGGTTTGA
- a CDS encoding glycerophosphodiester phosphodiesterase family protein: MDTIKITDKKGVKIIAHRGVSGIETENTNSAFIAAGNRSYFGIETDIHKTGDGKFVLIHDDTTGRVAIDDLAVEKSTFDTLRSLILTDRDGIKRRSDLRIPTLAEYININMKYGKVGVLELKNAMEEDDIYRICDEIERLGYMNGVIFISFCYENLVYLRKKYPQQAAQFLTGEYDGGLIGRLKEYNLDLDIHYKALTAENTAMLKEAGITVNCWTVDDSADAAKLIGYGVDMITSNILE; encoded by the coding sequence ATGGACACGATTAAAATCACGGACAAAAAAGGGGTAAAGATCATTGCGCATCGCGGCGTCAGCGGGATTGAGACGGAAAATACCAATTCGGCCTTCATCGCAGCGGGAAACAGGAGTTATTTCGGAATCGAAACCGATATTCATAAAACGGGCGACGGAAAATTTGTTTTGATTCACGATGATACGACCGGCAGGGTTGCAATCGACGATCTGGCGGTTGAGAAATCGACGTTTGATACCCTGCGGTCATTGATCCTCACCGACCGTGACGGGATTAAAAGACGCAGTGATTTGCGTATACCGACGCTGGCGGAGTATATAAACATCAACATGAAATACGGAAAGGTCGGCGTGCTGGAACTGAAAAACGCTATGGAAGAAGACGATATTTACCGTATTTGCGATGAAATCGAACGCCTCGGATATATGAACGGTGTAATATTTATCTCGTTTTGTTATGAAAATCTTGTTTACCTGAGAAAGAAGTATCCCCAACAAGCCGCGCAGTTTCTGACCGGTGAATACGACGGCGGGTTGATCGGGCGGCTCAAAGAATATAATCTGGACCTCGATATTCATTACAAAGCGCTCACCGCTGAAAATACCGCTATGCTGAAAGAAGCGGGAATTACGGTCAATTGCTGGACGGTGGATGATTCCGCTGATGCGGCAAAACTGATCGGTTACGGTGTGGATATGATCACGTCAAATATTCTGGAATAG
- a CDS encoding glycosyltransferase produces MKVALLTMFNGLSNTYSLVNVVAEHLKMLLDAGISTKVLVSQDCSDEERRGIFADERLEWVKITNRIDGKRMEWHDYALPNGTPHETFFAETEAIAADLKNALADVDVCIMHDIHYQGWHLIHNVAIRKAQENLPKVRFIAFTHSAPVNRPPVLKYPFSCRYTPMPNTVYVYPTHSGIPALARQYGVPEGRCRVVYNSVDLITPLSEDLKQLHNQTDLLKPDILIVYPGRFTPGKKFEKTAALAGAIRKKTELTVKVIFCDFPCMDIEPAKYKLAVRMAGCLCGLDEEDMAFTSDLGWPHGFPRSGVFELFTLSNLFICPSYSESFGLTVLEAASRGNFLVLNEAVPALEELGKRLGAYFMRWDARNFGFDTKEDYKPSEPAYLEEHAARIVDRMRDNAVLRAKTLVRREFNPDWIWYNQLQPLIEDI; encoded by the coding sequence ATGAAAGTTGCGCTTTTGACCATGTTCAACGGTTTGAGCAATACCTATTCGCTTGTCAACGTCGTTGCGGAACATCTGAAAATGCTGCTTGACGCCGGGATAAGCACAAAGGTTCTGGTCAGTCAGGATTGTTCAGACGAAGAACGGAGGGGTATCTTCGCAGATGAGCGGCTCGAGTGGGTGAAAATCACGAACCGGATCGACGGAAAACGGATGGAATGGCACGATTACGCCCTGCCAAACGGCACGCCGCACGAGACCTTTTTTGCCGAAACGGAGGCGATTGCAGCAGATTTAAAAAACGCCCTTGCCGACGTGGACGTCTGCATTATGCATGATATTCATTATCAGGGCTGGCATCTGATACATAACGTCGCCATTCGAAAAGCGCAGGAAAATCTGCCGAAAGTCAGATTTATCGCTTTTACGCATTCTGCTCCGGTAAACCGGCCTCCGGTTTTGAAATATCCTTTTTCCTGCCGGTATACGCCGATGCCGAATACGGTATATGTCTATCCCACTCATTCCGGGATTCCCGCGCTGGCCAGACAGTACGGCGTGCCCGAAGGCCGGTGCCGGGTGGTATACAACAGCGTCGACCTGATTACCCCCCTGAGCGAAGACCTCAAACAACTGCACAACCAAACGGATTTGTTAAAACCGGATATTTTAATCGTCTATCCGGGCAGATTTACCCCCGGCAAAAAATTCGAGAAAACTGCCGCTTTAGCTGGGGCCATCCGCAAAAAGACGGAACTGACGGTCAAGGTTATTTTTTGCGATTTTCCGTGCATGGACATTGAGCCGGCCAAATATAAGCTCGCCGTCCGGATGGCCGGCTGTCTTTGCGGCCTTGACGAGGAGGATATGGCTTTTACCAGTGATCTCGGCTGGCCACATGGATTTCCGCGAAGCGGCGTTTTTGAACTTTTTACGCTTTCAAATCTTTTTATCTGTCCCTCTTACTCCGAGTCCTTTGGCTTGACGGTGCTCGAGGCGGCAAGCCGCGGGAATTTTCTGGTGCTGAATGAGGCGGTTCCGGCGCTCGAAGAACTCGGGAAACGGCTGGGCGCTTACTTTATGCGGTGGGATGCCCGCAATTTCGGGTTTGACACCAAAGAAGACTATAAGCCCTCGGAACCGGCATATTTGGAAGAACACGCGGCGAGGATCGTCGACCGGATGAGGGACAATGCGGTCTTGCGGGCCAAGACTCTGGTCAGACGCGAGTTCAATCCGGATTGGATTTGGTACAATCAGTTACAGCCGCTGATCGAAGATATTTAG
- a CDS encoding NifB/NifX family molybdenum-iron cluster-binding protein: MKIAVASMETQISGHFGHCENFNIYETKDGAIQSKSVVPNPGHRPGFLPNFLGDMGVNVIIAGGMGGGAVEIFNERNIEVIVGAEGSAREAVENYLKGDLKSTGSVCHQHEHADECGK, translated from the coding sequence ATGAAAATCGCAGTTGCAAGCATGGAAACTCAAATCTCGGGGCATTTCGGACATTGTGAAAATTTCAACATCTATGAGACAAAAGACGGCGCCATTCAAAGCAAAAGCGTCGTCCCGAACCCCGGCCACAGACCCGGATTTCTGCCGAACTTTCTCGGCGATATGGGCGTCAACGTCATCATCGCAGGCGGAATGGGCGGCGGCGCAGTCGAGATCTTCAACGAGAGAAACATCGAAGTCATCGTCGGGGCGGAAGGCAGCGCACGCGAAGCGGTCGAAAATTACCTGAAAGGCGATCTCAAATCCACCGGTTCGGTCTGTCACCAGCACGAACATGCCGACGAATGCGGAAAATAA